The Flavobacterium psychrotrophum region TTTCAAAAATAAATGCGCCAATGTAGAACCTGCCAAACCAACGGTTAGGGCTGTATACTTTTGGTGAAAATTCATCTTCATTTAAGAGGTCAATCATTGCTTGGTAGTTTATCGGCTAAAATTATATAAAATAAGGGTTAGTTGTTTTTGTTTTTTATCTTTGCTTTCCAAAAAACTAAATACAGGATAATATTACATTATGAAAATAGAACCTAGAATGCGTGGCTTTATATGCCTTACCGCCCATCCGGACGGTGCTGCACAAAGCATAAAGAACCAGATCGAATATGTAAAGTCTAACGGGGAGCTTGCAAACGGGCCTAAAAAAGTACTTGTTATAGGTGCTTCTACGGGTTTTGGCCTTGCATCGCGTATCTCGGCTGCTTATGCCAGTAATGCCGCTACCATAGGCGTATTTTTTGAAAAAGAGCCGAGCGAAGGCAAAACGGCTTCACCGGGTTGGTACAATAGTGCTGCTTTTGAAAAAGAAGCCCATGCTGCCGGCCTGTATGCAAAAAGCATTAACGGCGACGCATTTAGTAAAGAAATAAAGCAACAAACTATAGACCTTATTAAGGCAGATCTTGGCCAGGTAGACCTTGTAGTGTACAGCCTTGCATCTCCGGTGCGCCAGCATCCTGATACAGGTGTGCTGCACCGCAGTGTACTAAAGCCTATAGGTGGTGTGTTTAGTAATAAAACAGTAGATTTTCATACCGGTAAGGTTTCTGAAGTTACCATACAACCAGCTGTTGATGGCGATATAGAAAATACAGTTACCGTTATGGGCGGCGAAGACTGGGCAATGTGGATCGATGCACTAAAAGGTGCCGGTGTTCTGGCCGAAGGAGCACTTACGGTTGCTTACTCATATATAGGACCATCACTTACAGAGGCTGTGTACCGCAAAGGTACTATTGGCCAGGCTAAAGACCATCTTGAGGCTACCGCTTTTGAAATTACAGACAGTCTTAAAGATATAGGAGGGCATGCTTATGTTTCTGTAAACAAAGCGCTGGTTACACAGGCAAGTTCTGCTATACCGGTAATACCACTATATATATCATTATTATATAAAGTGATGAAAGAAAAAGGCCTGCATGAAGGTACTATAGAACAGATAGACCGCCTGTATCGCGAGCGTCTTTATACAGGAGGTAATGTGCCTCTTGATGATAAAGGCCGTATACGTATAGACGACTGGGAAATGCGTGAAGATGTGCAGGCTAAAGTGGCTGCGCTTTGGGATACTGCAACTACAGAAAATCTTGAAGAAATAGGCGATCTTGAGGGATATCGTAAAGATTTTCATAATCTTTTCGGTTTTGGCCTGGCTGGTGTTGATTATGATAAAGATGCTAATGAAATAGTTGGTGTTGAGAGTATTAAAGGCTAATTTGTTTGTTAAGATTTTCTTAACATTTTATTGGCTTTTGTGAGAATAATAATTTAAAACTCCCTTTTTGGGAGTTTTTTTATGTATTTTATTATTAAAGTTAAAAAAAATTGAACTTTATTTTTGGTTGATTTAACATAAAACTGTAAAAAACATTATGTTTTTTGACTGTCAAAATACGAATAGATTAATTTTTTAACTTTAAAATGTTTAATATGTTAAAAAAACTACTAATAAAATACGCTTGTGGTCTTTTTTGTATTTTTAAGAAATTAAATTATTTGTTAAATGAGAAAAATTACTTTACTTATCGCCCTGATGCTATTTGTAGCAACAGGAGGGTATGGGCAGGCCAAGTTTTATGGCTTTGCCTCGTCGAGTGGTGTCTACACGCCCATAACGGGCGGAACGGTCATCACTACGTCAACAAATGGTGATCCTTCATTGGACTCCGTTACGTCTACAGAGCAGGTATTCCCTGCGCCGTTTGAATTTGCAGGTGTCTCTTACACAACGTTTTTTGTTACCAGTAATGGGCAGCTAACGTTAGGAGGTGCAGCTCCTTCAGC contains the following coding sequences:
- the fabV gene encoding enoyl-ACP reductase FabV translates to MKIEPRMRGFICLTAHPDGAAQSIKNQIEYVKSNGELANGPKKVLVIGASTGFGLASRISAAYASNAATIGVFFEKEPSEGKTASPGWYNSAAFEKEAHAAGLYAKSINGDAFSKEIKQQTIDLIKADLGQVDLVVYSLASPVRQHPDTGVLHRSVLKPIGGVFSNKTVDFHTGKVSEVTIQPAVDGDIENTVTVMGGEDWAMWIDALKGAGVLAEGALTVAYSYIGPSLTEAVYRKGTIGQAKDHLEATAFEITDSLKDIGGHAYVSVNKALVTQASSAIPVIPLYISLLYKVMKEKGLHEGTIEQIDRLYRERLYTGGNVPLDDKGRIRIDDWEMREDVQAKVAALWDTATTENLEEIGDLEGYRKDFHNLFGFGLAGVDYDKDANEIVGVESIKG